Proteins found in one Thalassomonas actiniarum genomic segment:
- a CDS encoding DUF417 family protein, whose amino-acid sequence MQAKYNNLVLILVALSAALLGLSMLLMGPHKHITLATDFYSASELLPASVFNAMAALAFIASAILALLSIQTPSLKPLLGYLLVTISLVPLVSLFAETRWIASMGGFPVIGSGQGVIKYFALLSIAILFIKPQLPHKQAIWLNIAPVMLVLLWIGGMKFTAIEAKGIEDLVLSSPLMSWMYQLWDVQTTSNLIGVYDLVAVVLLIAAIYYHKLVLPAIVMSGMVFVVTQTFLISFDASISADTLLTSTGHFLIKDLWFIANLILFYLLLKQQSPEKKTA is encoded by the coding sequence GTGCAAGCAAAATATAACAACTTAGTCTTAATATTAGTCGCCCTTTCTGCCGCCCTTTTGGGGTTAAGTATGTTACTGATGGGGCCCCATAAACACATTACGCTGGCAACCGATTTTTATTCTGCCAGTGAGCTGCTGCCCGCCTCTGTTTTCAATGCCATGGCGGCTTTAGCTTTTATTGCCAGTGCTATCCTGGCATTGCTGTCGATACAGACCCCCTCTTTGAAGCCGCTATTAGGTTATCTGTTGGTAACGATCAGCCTGGTGCCGCTTGTTTCCCTGTTTGCCGAAACTCGTTGGATTGCCTCTATGGGCGGCTTCCCGGTAATAGGCTCGGGCCAGGGGGTGATCAAATATTTTGCCCTGCTCTCGATTGCCATATTATTCATCAAGCCGCAATTACCCCATAAACAGGCAATATGGCTCAACATAGCGCCGGTGATGTTAGTGTTATTGTGGATAGGCGGCATGAAATTCACCGCCATTGAAGCCAAAGGCATAGAAGACCTGGTACTAAGCTCGCCTTTGATGTCCTGGATGTATCAGCTTTGGGATGTGCAAACCACTTCCAACCTCATAGGTGTCTATGACCTGGTTGCCGTGGTGTTACTTATCGCCGCCATTTATTACCACAAGCTGGTATTGCCCGCCATTGTCATGTCCGGCATGGTCTTTGTGGTGACACAAACTTTTTTAATTTCCTTTGATGCTTCAATATCGGCAGATACCCTGCTAACCAGCACAGGACATTTCCTGATCAAAGATTTATGGTTTATCGCCAACCTGATATTGTTTTACTTACTGTTAAAACAACAAAGCCCGGAGAAAAAGACGGCTTAA